A genomic segment from Streptomyces antibioticus encodes:
- a CDS encoding NUDIX hydrolase produces the protein MSSPNPTPETPETPETPETPVQAAGCVLWRRSPVDGELEVCLVHRPKYDDWSHPKGKLKRGEDPLAGALREVAEETGYGAAPGTGLPTLEYEANGRPKQVRYWAAEAVSGTFTPNDEVDRLLWLPPSSARTRLTQPRDRDLVDALLTALHRA, from the coding sequence GTGAGTTCCCCGAACCCGACCCCCGAGACCCCCGAGACACCCGAGACCCCCGAGACGCCCGTGCAGGCGGCCGGCTGCGTCCTGTGGCGCCGTTCGCCGGTAGACGGTGAACTGGAGGTGTGCCTGGTCCACCGACCGAAGTACGACGACTGGTCACACCCCAAGGGCAAGCTCAAGCGGGGCGAGGATCCGCTCGCCGGTGCCCTGCGCGAGGTGGCCGAGGAGACCGGGTACGGAGCGGCACCGGGTACCGGCCTGCCCACCCTGGAGTACGAGGCGAACGGCCGCCCCAAGCAGGTCCGCTACTGGGCGGCCGAGGCGGTCTCCGGCACCTTCACCCCGAACGACGAGGTGGACCGCCTCCTCTGGCTCCCTCCGTCCTCCGCCCGCACCCGCCTCACCCAGCCCAGGGACCGCGACCTGGTCGACGCCCTGCTGACCGCGCTCCACCGGGCCTGA
- the pstS gene encoding phosphate ABC transporter substrate-binding protein PstS: MKLQRMNRRALTLGALAVSGALALTACGSDDTGAAGDSGTSASATAAAGDIKCDDAKGQLLADGSSAQKNAIDAWVKNFTQACNGVQVNYKGSGSGAGVTAFTQGTVAFAGSDSALKPEEVAASKKVCTDGQGIDLPMVAGPIAVAYNVSGVDDLVLDAPTIAKIFDGKITNWNDAAIAKLNPDAKLPDLKIQPYHRSDESGTTDNFTKYLIAATPDNWKYEGGKAWQAKGGQSAAGSSGVAQGVKQTNGAIGYMELSYAKDGLGTVAIDTGAAAPVKASSDGATKAVAAAQVVGTGNDLSLKLDYTTKAEGAYPITLVTYEIACDKGNKAETLPATKAFLRYIASEQGQGILSGIDYAPIPDAIISKVRTTVEGLS; this comes from the coding sequence GTGAAGCTTCAGCGCATGAACCGGCGGGCCCTCACCCTCGGTGCTCTCGCCGTCTCCGGCGCCCTGGCCCTCACGGCGTGCGGCTCCGACGACACCGGCGCCGCCGGCGACAGCGGCACCAGCGCGTCCGCGACCGCCGCCGCCGGCGACATCAAGTGCGACGACGCCAAGGGCCAGCTCCTCGCCGACGGCTCCTCCGCGCAGAAGAACGCGATCGACGCCTGGGTCAAGAACTTCACCCAGGCCTGCAACGGCGTCCAGGTCAACTACAAGGGCTCCGGCTCGGGCGCCGGTGTCACCGCGTTCACCCAGGGCACCGTCGCCTTCGCCGGCTCCGACTCCGCGCTGAAGCCGGAGGAGGTCGCCGCCTCCAAGAAGGTCTGCACCGACGGCCAGGGCATCGACCTGCCGATGGTGGCCGGCCCGATCGCGGTCGCCTACAACGTCTCCGGCGTGGACGACCTGGTGCTCGACGCCCCGACGATCGCCAAGATCTTCGACGGCAAGATCACCAACTGGAACGACGCCGCCATCGCGAAGCTCAACCCCGACGCGAAGCTGCCCGACCTCAAGATCCAGCCGTACCACCGCTCGGACGAGTCCGGCACCACGGACAACTTCACCAAGTACCTGATCGCCGCCACCCCCGACAACTGGAAGTACGAGGGCGGCAAGGCGTGGCAGGCCAAGGGCGGCCAGTCCGCGGCCGGCTCCTCCGGTGTCGCCCAGGGCGTCAAGCAGACCAACGGCGCGATCGGCTACATGGAGCTGTCCTACGCCAAGGACGGCCTCGGCACCGTCGCCATCGACACCGGCGCCGCCGCCCCGGTCAAGGCGTCCTCCGACGGCGCGACCAAGGCCGTCGCCGCCGCCCAGGTCGTCGGCACCGGCAACGACCTGTCGCTGAAGCTCGACTACACGACCAAGGCCGAGGGCGCCTACCCGATCACCCTGGTCACGTACGAGATCGCCTGCGACAAGGGCAACAAGGCCGAGACCCTCCCCGCCACCAAGGCGTTCCTGCGCTACATCGCCAGCGAGCAGGGCCAGGGCATCCTCTCGGGCATCGACTACGCGCCGATCCCCGACGCCATCATCAGCAAGGTCCGCACCACCGTCGAGGGCCTGAGCTAG
- the pstC gene encoding phosphate ABC transporter permease subunit PstC, with the protein MDISTKRTGADDVPDTNIPPAPTAEQKRAARGATRPGDRIFLGLSRGSGILLLAIMAAIAVFLTYRAYLAISEDDANFLTTFEWNTGLVPPKFGIAVLAFGTVVSSVIAMVIAVPIAVAIALFITHYAPRRLSGPVAYVVDLLAAVPSIVYGLWGALVLVPYLDGLFGWLNDFFGWTGVFSWDEGAPRSMLTVGILLAIMILPIITNVSREVFRQVPQMHEEAALALGATRWEVVRMAVIPFGRSGVISASMLGLGRALGETMAVATVLSPDFDIHASLLNPGGGTFAQNIASKFNEATEFGRDALIASGLVLFVITLLVNGAARMIIARRKEYSGANA; encoded by the coding sequence ATGGACATATCAACGAAGAGGACGGGCGCGGACGACGTGCCCGACACGAACATCCCCCCGGCACCGACGGCCGAGCAGAAGCGCGCGGCCCGCGGCGCCACCCGCCCCGGCGACCGGATCTTCCTCGGCCTCTCTCGCGGCTCGGGCATCCTGCTGCTCGCGATCATGGCCGCGATCGCGGTCTTCCTGACCTACCGCGCCTACCTCGCCATCAGCGAGGACGACGCGAACTTCCTGACCACCTTCGAGTGGAACACCGGCCTGGTCCCGCCGAAGTTCGGCATCGCGGTCCTGGCCTTCGGCACGGTCGTCTCGTCGGTCATCGCCATGGTCATCGCGGTCCCGATCGCGGTCGCCATCGCGCTGTTCATCACCCACTACGCCCCCCGCCGGCTGAGCGGCCCGGTCGCCTACGTGGTCGACCTGCTCGCCGCGGTCCCGTCCATCGTGTACGGCCTGTGGGGCGCCCTGGTGCTGGTGCCGTACCTGGACGGCCTGTTCGGCTGGCTGAACGACTTCTTCGGCTGGACCGGCGTCTTCTCCTGGGACGAGGGCGCCCCGCGCTCGATGCTCACCGTCGGCATCCTGCTGGCGATCATGATCCTGCCGATCATCACCAACGTCAGCCGCGAGGTCTTCCGGCAGGTCCCGCAGATGCACGAGGAGGCGGCCCTGGCGCTCGGCGCCACCCGCTGGGAGGTCGTCCGCATGGCGGTGATCCCCTTCGGCCGCTCCGGTGTGATCTCGGCCTCGATGCTCGGCCTCGGCCGCGCGCTCGGCGAAACGATGGCCGTGGCCACCGTCCTCTCCCCCGACTTCGACATCCACGCCAGCCTGCTGAACCCCGGCGGCGGCACCTTCGCCCAGAACATCGCCAGCAAGTTCAACGAGGCGACGGAGTTCGGCCGTGACGCGCTCATCGCCTCCGGTCTGGTCCTGTTCGTCATCACCCTGCTGGTCAACGGCGCGGCACGCATGATCATCGCCCGCCGCAAGGAGTACTCGGGGGCCAACGCATGA
- the pstA gene encoding phosphate ABC transporter permease PstA — translation MSHAATVSDKRPSTLRGASLPKWSPWAIAAGAIAVAVGIGLAAGLHSRVQWGLIAGLLFVVGTYGIAAKVEGRRQAKDRIATSLVWVAFVLAVVPLVSLLWTTIVRGVKVLDVYFLTHSMGVVADSEPGGGIYHAIIGSLEQVGLATLIGAPIGILTAIYLVEYGRGGLAKAVTFFVDVMTGIPSIVAGLFILSLMLMFDMQPFGFAGSLALAILMMPVVVRSTEEMLKLVPNELREASLALGVPKWRTILKVVVPTSIGGIITGVMLSVARIAGETAPVLLLVFGNPFINNNPFEGAQASLPLYIYQQYSQSAGSTAAYDRAWAASLTLIAFVMILNMVARGIARWKAPKTGR, via the coding sequence ATGAGCCACGCAGCAACCGTCTCCGACAAGCGCCCCAGCACCCTGCGCGGCGCGAGCCTCCCGAAGTGGTCGCCGTGGGCGATCGCGGCCGGCGCCATCGCCGTGGCCGTCGGCATCGGCCTGGCCGCCGGACTGCACAGCCGGGTCCAGTGGGGCCTGATCGCCGGTCTCCTCTTCGTCGTCGGCACCTACGGCATCGCCGCGAAGGTGGAGGGCCGCCGCCAGGCCAAGGACCGCATCGCGACCTCGCTGGTCTGGGTCGCGTTCGTCCTGGCCGTCGTCCCGCTGGTCTCCCTGCTGTGGACGACGATCGTCCGCGGTGTGAAGGTCCTGGACGTCTACTTCCTGACCCACTCCATGGGCGTGGTCGCCGACTCCGAGCCGGGCGGCGGCATCTACCACGCCATCATCGGCAGCCTGGAGCAGGTCGGCCTGGCCACCCTGATCGGCGCCCCGATCGGCATCCTGACGGCGATCTACCTGGTCGAGTACGGCCGCGGCGGGCTGGCGAAGGCGGTCACCTTCTTCGTCGACGTCATGACGGGCATCCCGTCGATCGTCGCGGGCCTGTTCATCCTCAGCCTGATGCTGATGTTCGACATGCAGCCCTTCGGCTTCGCCGGCTCCCTCGCCCTGGCGATCCTGATGATGCCGGTGGTCGTACGCTCGACCGAGGAGATGCTGAAGCTCGTCCCGAACGAACTGCGCGAGGCGAGCCTGGCGCTCGGTGTCCCGAAGTGGCGCACCATCCTCAAGGTGGTGGTCCCGACCTCGATCGGCGGCATCATCACCGGTGTGATGCTGTCGGTCGCCCGCATCGCGGGTGAGACCGCCCCCGTCCTGCTGCTGGTCTTCGGCAACCCCTTCATCAACAACAACCCCTTCGAAGGGGCGCAGGCGTCGCTGCCGCTCTACATCTACCAGCAGTACTCGCAGAGCGCGGGTTCGACGGCGGCCTACGACCGGGCCTGGGCGGCCTCGCTCACGCTGATCGCCTTCGTGATGATCCTCAACATGGTGGCCCGCGGCATCGCCCGCTGGAAGGCCCCGAAGACCGGTCGCTGA
- the pstB gene encoding phosphate ABC transporter ATP-binding protein PstB, producing the protein MAKRIDVSGLTAYYGAHKAIEDISMTVEPRSVTAFIGPSGCGKSTFLRTLNRMHEVTSGGRVEGKVLLDDEDLYGAGVDPVSVRREIGMVFQRPNPFPTMSIFDNVAAGLRLNGSYKKSELSEVVERSLKGANLWNEVKDRLNKPGSGLSGGQQQRLCIARAIAVEPKVLLMDEPCSALDPISTLAIEDLIGELKERFTIVIVTHNMQQAARVSDRTAFFNLAAVGRPGKLIEIDDTERIFSNPSVQATEDYISGRFG; encoded by the coding sequence ATGGCCAAGCGAATCGACGTAAGCGGACTGACCGCGTACTACGGCGCCCACAAGGCGATCGAGGACATCTCGATGACGGTGGAGCCGCGTTCGGTGACGGCGTTCATCGGGCCGTCCGGCTGCGGCAAGTCGACGTTCCTGCGCACGCTGAACCGTATGCACGAGGTGACGTCCGGCGGCCGGGTCGAGGGCAAGGTGCTCCTCGACGACGAGGACCTGTACGGCGCGGGGGTGGACCCGGTGTCGGTCCGCCGCGAGATCGGCATGGTCTTCCAGCGCCCGAACCCCTTCCCCACCATGTCGATCTTCGACAACGTGGCGGCGGGCCTGCGCCTCAACGGCAGCTACAAGAAGAGCGAGCTGTCCGAGGTCGTCGAGCGGTCCCTCAAGGGCGCGAACCTCTGGAACGAGGTCAAGGACCGCCTCAACAAGCCGGGCTCCGGCCTGTCGGGCGGCCAGCAGCAGCGGCTGTGCATCGCGCGCGCCATCGCGGTCGAGCCGAAGGTGCTGCTCATGGACGAGCCCTGCTCGGCCCTGGACCCGATCTCCACGCTCGCCATCGAGGACCTGATCGGCGAGCTGAAGGAACGCTTCACGATCGTCATCGTGACGCACAACATGCAGCAGGCGGCCCGGGTCTCCGACCGCACCGCCTTCTTCAACCTGGCGGCCGTCGGCCGTCCCGGCAAGCTGATCGAGATAGACGACACGGAGCGCATCTTCTCCAACCCGTCCGTCCAGGCCACGGAGGACTACATCTCGGGCCGCTTCGGCTAG
- a CDS encoding inorganic phosphate transporter codes for MDTLALVVTVGVALFFTYTNGFHDSANAIATSVSTRALTPRAALAMAAVMNLAGAFMGSGVAKTVSEGLIETPEGSKGMGILFAALVGAITWNLITWYFGLPSSSSHALFGGMVGAALAGGTTVYWSGVLEKVVIPMFLSPLVGLIVGYLVMTAILWLFRRANPHKAKRGFRIAQTVSAAGMALGHGLQDAQKTMGIVVMALVIADVEDYGDPIPVWVKIVCAVMLSAGTYAGGWRIMRTLGRKIIELDPPQGFAAETTGASIMFTTAFLFKAPISTTHVITSAIMGVGATKRINAVRWGVAKNIVLGWFITMPAAAVVAALSFWVVNLAFL; via the coding sequence ATGGACACCCTTGCACTGGTCGTGACCGTCGGGGTCGCGCTCTTTTTCACGTACACGAACGGTTTCCACGACTCGGCGAACGCCATCGCCACCTCGGTGTCGACGCGCGCGCTGACGCCGCGTGCCGCGCTGGCGATGGCCGCGGTGATGAACCTCGCCGGCGCGTTCATGGGGTCCGGGGTCGCCAAGACGGTCAGCGAGGGGCTGATCGAGACGCCCGAGGGCTCGAAGGGGATGGGGATCCTCTTCGCCGCGCTGGTCGGCGCGATCACCTGGAACCTCATCACCTGGTACTTCGGGCTGCCCTCGTCCTCGTCGCACGCGCTGTTCGGCGGGATGGTGGGGGCCGCGCTGGCGGGCGGTACGACGGTCTACTGGAGCGGCGTCCTGGAGAAGGTCGTCATCCCGATGTTCCTGTCGCCGCTGGTGGGTCTGATCGTCGGCTATCTGGTGATGACCGCGATCCTGTGGCTGTTCCGGCGGGCCAATCCGCACAAGGCGAAGCGTGGATTCCGGATCGCGCAGACCGTCTCCGCGGCGGGGATGGCGCTGGGGCACGGTCTTCAGGACGCGCAGAAGACGATGGGCATCGTGGTGATGGCGCTCGTCATCGCGGACGTCGAGGACTACGGCGATCCGATCCCGGTGTGGGTGAAGATCGTCTGTGCGGTGATGCTGTCCGCGGGTACGTACGCCGGGGGGTGGCGGATCATGCGGACGCTGGGGCGGAAGATCATCGAGCTGGATCCGCCGCAGGGGTTCGCTGCGGAGACGACGGGGGCGTCGATCATGTTCACGACGGCGTTTCTGTTCAAGGCGCCGATCTCCACGACGCATGTGATCACCTCGGCGATCATGGGTGTGGGGGCGACGAAGCGGATCAACGCGGTGCGGTGGGGTGTGGCGAAGAACATCGTGCTCGGGTGGTTCATCACGATGCCGGCGGCTGCGGTGGTCGCTGCGCTGTCGTTCTGGGTCGTGAACCTGGCGTTCTTGTAG
- a CDS encoding DUF47 domain-containing protein, whose protein sequence is MRFRLTPRETSFYDMFAASADNIVTGSKLLMELLGADSSGRAEIAERMRAAEHAGDDATHAIFHQLNSSFITPFDREDIYSLASSLDDIMDFMEEAVDLVVLYNVEELPKGVEQQIEVLARAAELTAEAMPNLRTMQNLTEYWIEVNRLENQADQIHRKLLAHLFNGKYDAIEVLKLKQIVDVLEEAADAFEHVANTVETIAVKES, encoded by the coding sequence GTGCGCTTTCGTCTGACCCCCAGGGAGACGAGCTTCTACGACATGTTCGCCGCATCCGCGGACAACATCGTCACGGGCTCCAAGCTCCTGATGGAACTGCTCGGGGCGGACTCGTCCGGCCGGGCCGAGATCGCAGAGCGTATGCGGGCCGCGGAACACGCCGGTGACGACGCCACGCACGCGATCTTCCACCAGCTCAACTCCTCCTTCATCACGCCGTTCGACCGCGAGGACATCTACTCCCTGGCGTCCTCCCTCGACGACATCATGGACTTCATGGAGGAGGCCGTCGACCTGGTCGTCCTCTACAACGTCGAGGAGCTGCCCAAGGGCGTCGAGCAGCAGATCGAGGTGCTGGCGCGGGCGGCCGAGCTGACCGCCGAGGCGATGCCGAACCTGCGGACGATGCAGAACCTCACCGAGTACTGGATCGAGGTCAACCGGCTGGAGAACCAGGCGGACCAGATCCACCGCAAGCTGCTGGCGCACCTGTTCAACGGCAAGTACGACGCGATCGAGGTGCTGAAGCTCAAGCAGATCGTGGACGTGCTGGAAGAAGCGGCCGACGCGTTCGAGCACGTGGCGAACACGGTGGAGACCATCGCCGTCAAGGAGTCCTGA
- a CDS encoding metal-sensitive transcriptional regulator → MTTTEVTEDAPTAETHATHGYHKQKDEHLKRLRRIEGQIRGLQRMVDEDTYCIDILTQVSASTKALQSFALQLLEEHLRHCVADAAVKGGEEIDAKVEEATKAIGRLLRT, encoded by the coding sequence ATGACGACCACAGAGGTCACCGAGGACGCACCGACCGCCGAGACGCACGCCACACACGGCTACCACAAGCAGAAGGACGAGCACCTCAAACGCCTGCGCCGGATCGAGGGCCAGATCCGCGGTCTCCAGCGCATGGTCGACGAGGACACCTACTGCATCGACATACTCACCCAGGTGTCCGCCTCCACCAAAGCGCTGCAGTCGTTCGCGCTGCAACTGCTGGAGGAGCACCTGCGCCACTGCGTCGCCGACGCGGCCGTCAAGGGCGGCGAGGAGATCGACGCGAAGGTCGAGGAGGCCACGAAGGCGATCGGCCGGCTACTGCGCACCTGA
- a CDS encoding FAD-binding oxidoreductase codes for MQRRTFIAGGTAALAALTTAACTGGDDTGGTTDGSAPRPGTAAASPTLITTGVSAAANWSALARDLDGPLIRPGDASWNTARKLYNTRFDTLKPAAVAYVAHTDDIRTVLAYARAHRTKVAIRNGGHSYGGWSSGDGRLIVDVSKLDKVRASGSSAVVGAGAKLIDVYRALAAKGVTIPAGSCPTVGVSGLVLGGGHGVVSRAYGLTCDSLTRATIVTADGKQLVADATHNKDLFWALRGAGNGNFGVVTELQFRTHPAPQAVTGYLTWPWAKAAAVVKAWQEWGPSQPDEIWSSLHVSASPGRTPTVSVAAFSIGTHGGLKNAVDRLADRVGAPASSVSLRRRSYEEAMEVYAGCSSFATDAQCHLPGSTPGRSPQGKLGRETYAARSDFFDRSLSAAGIQTLLKQITAVQGGAGSIALTALGGAVNRVSPTATAFVHRRSRMLAQYIASWGAGSAGTAAQSWLTRAHKAMGPYASGAAYQNYADPTLTNWRKAYYGDALPRLTQLKRQYDPQGFFSYPQAL; via the coding sequence ATGCAACGGCGTACGTTCATCGCGGGCGGCACCGCCGCCCTCGCGGCGCTCACCACGGCCGCCTGCACGGGCGGCGACGACACGGGAGGCACCACGGACGGCTCCGCTCCCCGCCCCGGCACCGCGGCCGCGTCCCCGACACTGATCACCACCGGCGTCTCCGCGGCCGCCAACTGGTCCGCACTCGCACGCGACTTGGACGGCCCGCTGATCCGCCCCGGCGACGCCTCCTGGAACACCGCCCGCAAGCTCTACAACACCCGCTTCGACACCCTCAAGCCGGCCGCCGTGGCCTACGTCGCCCACACCGACGACATCCGCACGGTCCTGGCGTACGCCCGCGCCCACCGCACGAAGGTCGCGATCCGCAACGGCGGCCACTCCTACGGCGGTTGGTCCTCCGGGGACGGCCGCCTGATCGTCGACGTCTCCAAGCTCGACAAGGTACGGGCGAGCGGGAGTTCGGCCGTGGTCGGCGCCGGCGCGAAGCTGATCGACGTCTACCGGGCACTCGCCGCCAAGGGCGTGACGATCCCGGCCGGCTCCTGCCCCACGGTCGGCGTCTCGGGCCTGGTGCTCGGCGGCGGCCACGGCGTGGTCTCCCGCGCCTACGGCCTGACCTGCGACAGCCTCACCCGGGCCACGATCGTCACGGCGGACGGCAAGCAGCTCGTCGCCGACGCCACCCACAACAAGGACCTGTTCTGGGCGCTGCGCGGCGCGGGCAACGGCAACTTCGGCGTCGTCACCGAGCTGCAGTTCAGGACCCATCCCGCGCCCCAGGCGGTCACCGGCTATCTCACCTGGCCCTGGGCGAAGGCGGCCGCGGTGGTGAAGGCGTGGCAGGAGTGGGGCCCCTCCCAGCCCGACGAGATCTGGTCCTCGCTCCATGTCTCCGCCTCGCCCGGCCGCACCCCCACCGTCTCGGTCGCCGCGTTCAGCATCGGCACCCACGGCGGGCTGAAGAACGCCGTGGACCGGCTGGCGGACCGGGTGGGCGCCCCGGCGTCGAGCGTGTCCCTGCGGCGCCGCTCCTACGAGGAGGCGATGGAGGTCTACGCCGGCTGCTCGTCCTTCGCCACCGACGCCCAGTGCCATCTGCCGGGCTCGACCCCGGGCCGCTCCCCGCAGGGCAAGCTGGGCCGCGAGACGTACGCGGCCCGCTCGGACTTCTTCGACCGCTCCCTGTCGGCGGCGGGCATCCAGACCCTGCTCAAGCAGATCACCGCGGTGCAGGGCGGCGCGGGCAGCATCGCGCTCACCGCGCTCGGCGGCGCCGTCAACCGGGTCTCCCCCACCGCCACGGCGTTCGTCCACCGCCGCTCGCGCATGCTCGCCCAGTACATCGCGTCCTGGGGAGCCGGCTCGGCGGGGACGGCGGCCCAGTCCTGGCTGACGAGGGCGCACAAGGCGATGGGCCCGTACGCCTCGGGCGCCGCCTACCAGAACTACGCCGACCCGACGCTGACGAACTGGCGCAAGGCGTACTACGGCGACGCCCTCCCGCGCCTGACCCAGCTCAAGAGGCAGTACGACCCGCAGGGCTTCTTCAGCTACCCGCAGGCCCTCTGA
- a CDS encoding phosphatase PAP2 family protein translates to MAGLADSGSNPDVDLLYDINGLAKDAPHWLDRVVEFVGEYGLLFAMILMIMWCWWTVRRRPGGVEEAASSVAALVWAPLAAAVAVVVNVPIRGFVERPRPFLDHQGLEVLVSGKTDYSFVSDHATITMAMAVALFVANRKFGLVGLGIALLEGFCRVYMGVHYPTDVIGGFALGTAVALLLSPFASMLLTPLLKAVDRSSRLGWVVRSKEARAGARDAMVPGARRSASRERDLAA, encoded by the coding sequence ATGGCTGGACTCGCCGACTCCGGGTCGAACCCCGACGTCGACCTGCTCTACGACATCAACGGGCTCGCGAAGGACGCACCGCACTGGCTGGACCGGGTCGTGGAGTTCGTCGGCGAGTACGGCCTGTTGTTCGCCATGATCCTGATGATCATGTGGTGCTGGTGGACCGTGCGCCGGCGGCCCGGCGGGGTCGAGGAGGCCGCGTCCTCCGTCGCCGCGCTGGTGTGGGCCCCGCTCGCCGCCGCCGTCGCCGTGGTCGTCAATGTGCCGATACGCGGGTTCGTGGAGCGGCCCCGGCCCTTCCTCGACCATCAGGGCCTGGAGGTGCTGGTCTCCGGGAAGACCGACTACTCCTTCGTCAGCGACCACGCCACCATCACCATGGCCATGGCGGTCGCGCTGTTCGTCGCCAACCGGAAGTTCGGGCTCGTGGGCCTCGGGATAGCCCTGCTCGAAGGGTTCTGCCGGGTCTACATGGGCGTGCACTACCCGACGGACGTCATCGGCGGCTTCGCCCTCGGTACGGCGGTGGCCCTGCTGCTGTCGCCGTTCGCGTCGATGCTGCTCACGCCGCTGCTGAAGGCCGTGGACCGGTCGTCGCGGCTCGGCTGGGTGGTGCGCAGCAAGGAGGCCCGCGCCGGCGCCCGGGACGCGATGGTCCCGGGGGCGCGGCGGTCGGCGAGCAGGGAGCGGGACCTCGCGGCGTAG
- a CDS encoding C40 family peptidase, with product MTVRKAWIVGTAAVGAGVAFMMVLVIGVYLVAGNVTGGVGGGVRTLAKGAVPAAYQNLVQKWGNLCPAINPALLAAQLYQESGFNPRAQSPAAAQGIAQFIPGTWATHGIDGDGDGDRDVWDPDDAIPSAASYDCQLASYVKDVPGDATRNMLAAYNAGAYAVIKYGGVPPYRETQNYVKTITTLEESFAAPVTRVDPSEQAAGAIYFAQKKLGTPYLWGGNGTADQGGRFDCSGLTKAAYESVGITLPRVANDQYNAGPHPSRDELLPGDLVFFSPDPTNSRAIDHVGIYVGGGYMIDAPYTGAVIRFDPIDTRKYFGATRVTEDGAKALPTTV from the coding sequence TTGACGGTGCGTAAGGCGTGGATCGTGGGGACGGCCGCCGTCGGTGCCGGGGTCGCCTTCATGATGGTGCTCGTCATCGGCGTGTACCTGGTCGCCGGGAACGTCACGGGCGGGGTCGGCGGCGGCGTCAGGACGCTCGCCAAGGGTGCCGTGCCGGCCGCGTACCAGAACCTCGTGCAGAAGTGGGGCAATCTCTGCCCCGCCATCAACCCCGCGCTGCTCGCCGCCCAGCTCTACCAGGAGAGCGGCTTCAACCCCAGGGCGCAGAGCCCGGCGGCCGCGCAGGGGATAGCGCAGTTCATCCCCGGCACCTGGGCCACGCACGGCATCGACGGCGACGGCGACGGCGACCGTGACGTCTGGGACCCCGACGACGCGATCCCGTCGGCCGCGTCGTACGACTGCCAGCTCGCCTCGTACGTGAAGGACGTCCCCGGCGACGCCACACGGAACATGCTCGCCGCCTACAACGCGGGTGCCTACGCGGTCATCAAGTACGGGGGCGTGCCGCCGTACCGGGAGACCCAGAACTACGTGAAGACGATCACGACCCTGGAGGAGTCCTTCGCGGCCCCGGTGACCCGGGTCGACCCCTCCGAGCAGGCCGCGGGGGCTATCTACTTTGCGCAGAAGAAGCTTGGCACGCCCTATCTGTGGGGTGGGAACGGTACGGCTGATCAGGGTGGGCGGTTCGACTGTTCGGGGCTGACCAAGGCTGCCTACGAGAGCGTGGGGATCACCCTGCCCCGGGTGGCCAATGACCAGTACAACGCGGGACCGCACCCCTCCCGTGACGAACTGCTCCCCGGTGACCTGGTGTTCTTCTCGCCCGATCCCACCAACTCCCGTGCCATCGACCACGTGGGCATCTACGTCGGCGGCGGGTACATGATCGACGCTCCGTACACGGGCGCCGTCATCCGGTTCGACCCGATCGACACCCGCAAGTACTTCGGCGCCACCCGGGTGACCGAAGATGGCGCGAAAGCGCTCCCCACGACCGTCTGA
- a CDS encoding GNAT family N-acetyltransferase, producing the protein MRGAEQPVLGPVAQGLELRPWRAADAAALVAAAGDPAIRKWNLLTVADLTAAELRIARMGERWRAGTGAVWALAPVDGGDVVGLAGWNDVDLAGGSAEIVYWLLPPARGRGLAVPAVERLTRWAFDDLGLHRLRLCHSVANEPSCRVAGKAGYAYEGTMRGALLHEDGWHDQHLHAVVRGDVWGREHRVAAVVEAARPGWEASRDPDRLQQWLKDHGCHGAEAVLVTRALLGCSLAEAGRAFFSAPCRRAERDFQGRFLDALDEGGGGP; encoded by the coding sequence ATGAGGGGTGCCGAACAGCCCGTGCTGGGGCCGGTGGCGCAGGGACTGGAGCTGCGGCCCTGGCGGGCGGCGGACGCGGCGGCGCTGGTCGCGGCCGCGGGGGATCCCGCGATCCGGAAGTGGAACCTGCTGACCGTCGCCGACCTCACCGCCGCCGAGCTGCGGATCGCGCGCATGGGCGAGCGGTGGCGGGCCGGGACCGGCGCGGTCTGGGCCCTCGCGCCGGTGGACGGCGGGGACGTCGTCGGGCTGGCCGGCTGGAACGACGTCGATCTCGCGGGCGGGAGCGCGGAGATCGTGTACTGGCTGCTGCCGCCGGCCCGGGGGCGCGGCCTCGCCGTCCCGGCGGTGGAACGACTGACCCGCTGGGCCTTCGACGACCTCGGCCTGCACCGCCTGCGCCTGTGCCACTCCGTGGCGAACGAGCCGTCCTGCCGGGTGGCGGGAAAGGCGGGCTACGCGTACGAGGGCACGATGCGGGGCGCGCTGCTGCACGAGGACGGGTGGCACGACCAGCATCTGCATGCGGTGGTGCGGGGGGATGTGTGGGGGCGCGAGCATCGCGTCGCGGCCGTGGTCGAGGCCGCCCGGCCGGGCTGGGAAGCGTCCCGGGATCCGGACCGGCTCCAGCAGTGGCTGAAGGACCACGGCTGCCACGGGGCCGAGGCGGTGCTGGTCACCAGGGCCCTGCTGGGGTGTTCGCTCGCGGAGGCCGGGCGGGCCTTCTTCTCGGCGCCCTGTCGGCGGGCCGAGAGGGACTTCCAGGGGCGGTTTCTGGACGCCCTGGACGAGGGCGGCGGTGGTCCGTGA